In the genome of Dermacentor andersoni chromosome 3, qqDerAnde1_hic_scaffold, whole genome shotgun sequence, one region contains:
- the LOC129382867 gene encoding solute carrier family 22 member 11-like, protein MESSLWRRYLFVDVETSDYFDCANVIGDGFFQGKAMLLCVISLAILHSHTLAFALISFPVDHWCRPPAYLENLTEVAWRNVGIPQNANGQPSSCRMYEALNSTADTVACDSWDYSADRAASTIVSQWDLVCHRTWLLHAAKAAHLFGAALATTAAGYVADHFGRKPVVNAATTMLLLAGCALQFADSYAIYLAMRFVLYGAASTLFVVTNVIFFEVSPHSCRTRRLSMAVLLAFGPCVLLFLLLRDTRLNWMQLQMAMGSPTALAPLFFLLAVESPRWLVATKQFDRAEAVVAAAIKTNGFGKPADAAAALKRLKSMASSKVGSLKVTVLAVLRIDLVRRRATTVFASSFAATFAYYALTPTTALTRAWGGPVSLVATTAAFLLCLLVFNHVSRLLMVSVNLSALACCSCLASLMFRIKQEMLGRVFLVFARAFSVTGMMVNYIYVLELFPTPIRGVFVCTAYACGRIGAAIAAVLESVK, encoded by the coding sequence ATGGAATCGAGCCTGTGGCGCCGGTATCTATTTGTGGACGTTGAGACGAGCGACTACTTTGACTGCGCCAATGTGATTGGTGACGGCTTCTTCCAGGGCAAGGCCATGCTTCTATGCGTGATCTCCCTCGCTATCCTGCACTCTCACACCCTGGCGTTCGCGCTCATCTCGTTTCCGGTCGACCACTGGTGCAGACCTCCCGCGTATCTCGAGAACCTCACTGAAGTGGCATGGAGGAACGTTGGCATACCGCAGAACGCCAACGGGCAGCCAAGTTCCTGCCGTATGTACGAAGCGTTGAACAGTACCGCAGACACGGTGGCCTGTGACTCGTGGGACTACAGCGCAGATCGTGCCGCCTCGACCATCGTGAGCCAATGGGATCTGGTATGCCACCGAACATGGTTGCTCCACGCTGCCAAGGCAGCGCACCTGTTCGGTGCCGCGCTTGCAACGACCGCCGCTGGCTACGTCGCGGACCACTTCGGCAGGAAGCCCGTTGTCAACGCCGCGACCACAATGCTCCTTCTCGCTGGGTGCGCACTGCAATTCGCTGATTCGTACGCGATTTACTTGGCCATGCGATTCGTACTGTATGGCGCCGCGAGCACCCTGTTTGTTGTCACAAACGTGATTTTTTTCGAGGTGAGCCCGCACAGCTGCAGAACCCGCCGTCTCAGTATGGCCGTATTGCTGGCGTTCGGGCCCTGCGTGCTTCTCTTCCTTCTGCTACGCGACACCCGGCTCAACTGGATGCAGCTTCAGATGGCTATGGGCTCGCCCACGGCACTTGCGCCGCTGTTCTTTCTGCTCGCGGTGGAAAGCCCCCGGTGGCTGGTAGCCACCAAGCAGTTCGACCGGGCCGAGGCGGTAGTCGCAGCAGCTATTAAAACCAACGGCTTCGGTAAGCCGGCCGACGCAGCTGCCGCACTTAAAAGGCTGAAGAGCATGGCAAGCTCCAAGGTGGGCTCTCTGAAAGTCACGGTATTGGCTGTGCTACGCATCGACCTCGTTCGGCGCCGTGCCACCACTGTCTTCGCGAGCTCGTTCGCGGCCACCTTCGCGTATTACGCGCTCACACCGACCACGGCTCTAACTCGGGCGTGGGGCGGCCCGGTGTCGCTAGTTGCAACGACGGCGGCATTCCTCCTCTGTTTGCTCGTCTTCAACCATGTCTCGAGGCTCCTCATGGTGAGCGTGAACCTTTCGGCGCTGGCGTGTTGTAGCTGCCTCGCTTCGCTGATGTTTCGGATTAAACAAGAGATGCTGGGCCGCGTCTTCCTGGTGTTCGCCCGGGCCTTCTCCGTGACCGGAATGATGGTGAACTACATCTACGTGCTGGAGCTTTTCCCCACGCCGATACGAGGCGTGTTTGTCTGCACGGCGTACGCGTGCGGCCGAATCGGAGCCGCAATCGCCGCCGTGCTGGAAAGCGTTAAgtag